In Chryseobacterium turcicum, a single window of DNA contains:
- the metK gene encoding methionine adenosyltransferase yields the protein MSYLFTSESVSEGHPDKIADQISDALIDNFLAYDKTSKVACETLVTTGQVVLAGEVKSDAYLDVQTIAREVINGIGYTKGEYMFNGDSCGVISAIHEQSPDINQGVDRVAADETFETKANAQGAGDQGMMFGYATNETANYMPLALDLAHTILKELSAIRREDSEIKYLRPDAKSQVTIEYSDDHKPVRIDSIVVSTQHDDFAAEEEMLNKIREDIKTILIPRVKALQTEEIKALFNDQIKYHINPTGKFVIGGPHGDTGLTGRKIIVDTYGGKGAHGGGAFSGKDPSKVDRSAAYATRHIAKNLVAAGIADEVLVQVSYAIGVAEPCGLYINTYGTSKVAINDGEIAKKVSTIFDLRPYAIEQNLKLRNPIYQETASYGHMGREHFVADKTFNKGHKNELTLTDLEFFTWEKLDKVEEIKSAFGI from the coding sequence ATGTCTTATTTATTTACATCTGAATCTGTTTCAGAAGGACATCCGGATAAAATTGCCGATCAGATTTCCGACGCACTTATCGATAACTTTTTAGCATACGACAAAACTTCAAAGGTAGCTTGTGAAACTTTGGTCACTACAGGACAGGTTGTTTTGGCAGGAGAAGTAAAATCTGATGCTTATTTAGATGTGCAGACTATTGCAAGAGAAGTAATCAACGGAATTGGGTATACAAAAGGAGAATATATGTTCAACGGTGATTCTTGTGGAGTAATTTCTGCAATTCACGAGCAGTCTCCAGATATCAATCAAGGGGTTGACAGAGTTGCGGCTGATGAAACTTTCGAAACTAAAGCAAATGCTCAAGGAGCAGGAGATCAGGGAATGATGTTTGGTTATGCAACCAACGAAACAGCAAACTATATGCCTTTGGCTTTAGATTTGGCACATACTATTCTTAAAGAACTTTCTGCAATCAGAAGAGAAGATTCTGAAATTAAATACCTTCGTCCGGATGCAAAATCTCAGGTTACCATCGAGTATTCTGATGATCACAAACCGGTAAGAATAGATTCTATCGTTGTTTCTACTCAGCATGATGACTTCGCTGCTGAAGAAGAAATGCTCAATAAAATTAGAGAAGACATTAAAACTATTTTGATTCCTAGAGTTAAAGCTTTGCAGACTGAAGAAATCAAAGCTTTATTTAATGATCAAATTAAATATCACATCAATCCAACAGGAAAATTCGTAATCGGAGGTCCTCACGGAGATACAGGTTTGACTGGAAGAAAAATCATCGTTGATACTTACGGTGGAAAAGGAGCTCACGGTGGTGGTGCTTTCTCTGGAAAAGATCCTTCAAAAGTAGACAGAAGTGCAGCGTATGCTACAAGACACATTGCTAAAAACTTAGTTGCAGCAGGTATTGCAGATGAAGTTTTGGTACAGGTTTCTTATGCTATCGGTGTTGCTGAGCCTTGTGGTTTATATATCAACACGTACGGAACTTCAAAAGTGGCTATAAATGATGGTGAGATTGCTAAAAAAGTATCTACAATTTTCGATTTGAGACCTTATGCCATCGAGCAAAATTTAAAATTAAGAAATCCTATCTACCAAGAAACCGCTTCTTACGGTCACATGGGAAGAGAGCATTTCGTTGCAGATAAAACCTTTAATAAAGGTCACAAAAATGAGTTGACTCTTACCGATTTAGAGTTCTTCACATGGGAGAAGTTAGACAAAGTAGAAGAAATTAAATCTGCTTTCGGAATTTAA
- a CDS encoding catalase produces the protein MDNKKLTTGSGAPYYEHQDSQTVGARGPVLLQDFILQENLAHFVRERIPERIVHAKGSGAYGTLTVTHDISQYTKAKIFSKVGNSCRMFARFSTVGGEKGSADTARDPRGFALKFYTEDGNWDLVGNNTPVFFIKDAKKFPDFIHTQKRVPKTNLKSATMMWDFWSLNPESLHQVLILMSDRGTPYGFRHMHGFGSHTFSMINDKNERVWVKFHFKTKQGIKNFNDADATKMAGENPDFAQEDLCNAIDNGDFPKWTMYIQVMTEEQANEFRWNPFDVTKVWFQGDFPLIEVGEMELNEVPVNYFAHVEQSTFSPSNLINGISFSPDKMLQGRLFSYPDAHRYRVGVNAHHLEVNRCPFAVNNYQRDGFMADSSGYQDKPNYHPNSFDDIQPDSSYKNFEYELDSNHVANFNRNENDDDHYTQPGLLYTKAMSQEDREHLVNNIIGSMRGIDGPKKDEIINRQLCHFFRANIELGMKVASGLSVNIDANMMNHLK, from the coding sequence ATGGATAATAAAAAATTAACAACAGGCAGCGGAGCGCCTTATTATGAACATCAAGACTCTCAAACAGTAGGAGCACGTGGCCCGGTATTGCTACAAGATTTTATTTTACAGGAAAATCTTGCACATTTTGTAAGAGAAAGAATTCCGGAAAGAATTGTGCACGCTAAAGGAAGTGGTGCATACGGAACGCTTACTGTAACTCATGACATCTCACAATATACCAAAGCCAAAATATTTTCAAAGGTTGGAAATTCATGCAGAATGTTTGCTAGATTTTCGACAGTGGGTGGTGAAAAAGGAAGTGCAGATACCGCAAGAGACCCTAGAGGATTTGCTTTAAAATTTTATACTGAAGACGGAAATTGGGATTTAGTAGGGAATAACACCCCGGTTTTCTTTATTAAAGATGCTAAAAAGTTCCCAGATTTTATACATACTCAAAAAAGAGTTCCAAAAACCAATTTGAAAAGCGCGACCATGATGTGGGATTTTTGGAGCTTGAATCCTGAATCACTACACCAAGTTCTTATTCTAATGTCAGACAGAGGTACGCCTTATGGTTTTAGGCATATGCACGGGTTTGGCTCTCACACTTTTTCGATGATTAATGATAAAAACGAAAGAGTTTGGGTGAAATTTCATTTTAAAACAAAACAAGGCATCAAAAACTTTAATGATGCCGATGCTACAAAAATGGCTGGTGAAAATCCCGATTTTGCACAGGAAGACCTTTGCAATGCTATTGACAATGGTGATTTTCCGAAATGGACGATGTATATCCAGGTAATGACCGAAGAGCAGGCAAACGAATTCAGATGGAATCCTTTTGATGTAACCAAAGTATGGTTCCAAGGTGATTTTCCTTTAATTGAAGTTGGCGAAATGGAGCTGAATGAAGTTCCTGTCAATTATTTTGCCCATGTAGAACAATCAACATTCTCTCCAAGTAATTTAATCAACGGAATTAGTTTTTCACCCGACAAAATGCTTCAGGGAAGACTATTTTCTTACCCAGATGCTCACAGATACAGAGTTGGTGTAAACGCTCATCATCTTGAAGTCAACAGATGCCCTTTCGCAGTTAACAACTACCAAAGAGACGGATTTATGGCAGATTCTAGTGGATATCAGGATAAACCAAACTATCACCCAAACAGTTTTGATGACATCCAGCCAGATTCTTCTTACAAAAATTTCGAATACGAATTAGATAGTAATCATGTCGCTAACTTCAACAGAAATGAAAATGATGACGACCACTACACTCAACCTGGCCTTTTATACACAAAAGCAATGAGTCAGGAAGATAGAGAACACCTGGTAAACAACATCATAGGTAGTATGAGAGGAATTGACGGACCTAAAAAAGACGAGATTATCAACCGCCAATTGTGCCATTTTTTCAGGGCAAATATTGAGCTTGGCATGAAAGTGGCATCTGGATTAAGTGTCAATATAGACGCCAATATGATGAATCATTTAAAGTAA
- a CDS encoding enoyl-CoA hydratase-related protein encodes MTYENILIKKDEKTAVITINRPESLNALNAQTIKEISTALDELQSDNEVRVIILTGSGEKSFVAGADIKEFSNFNQEKAEELAKNGQTFLFDKIENLSKPVIAAVNGFALGGGLELAMACHIRYASDNARLGLPEVTLGLIPGYGGTQRLPKLVGKGIANEMIFSAKMIPAQKAKEIGLVNEVFPIGELLSKTEELAKIIANNSPMAISRAIKATNLSDTDKGFEAEIKYFGELFDLEDKKEGVSAFIEKRKPSF; translated from the coding sequence ATGACTTACGAAAATATACTGATAAAGAAGGACGAGAAAACTGCTGTAATTACAATCAACAGACCAGAAAGTTTAAATGCATTAAATGCACAAACCATAAAAGAAATCAGCACTGCATTGGATGAATTACAATCTGACAATGAAGTAAGAGTAATTATTTTAACCGGAAGTGGAGAAAAATCATTCGTTGCCGGTGCAGATATAAAAGAATTTAGTAACTTTAATCAGGAAAAAGCAGAAGAGCTTGCTAAAAATGGGCAAACTTTTCTTTTTGATAAAATAGAAAACCTATCAAAGCCTGTAATTGCTGCGGTAAATGGCTTCGCTTTGGGAGGTGGTTTAGAACTTGCGATGGCGTGTCACATCAGATATGCATCAGATAATGCTAGACTGGGTCTTCCGGAAGTAACTTTAGGACTTATTCCTGGGTATGGAGGAACCCAAAGACTTCCAAAATTAGTAGGAAAAGGAATTGCCAATGAAATGATTTTCTCAGCAAAAATGATTCCTGCACAAAAGGCAAAAGAAATTGGTTTGGTAAATGAAGTGTTCCCTATTGGTGAGCTTCTTTCTAAAACAGAAGAATTAGCAAAAATAATTGCTAACAATTCTCCAATGGCAATTTCCCGCGCTATTAAAGCAACCAACCTGTCTGATACTGATAAAGGTTTTGAAGCTGAAATTAAATATTTTGGCGAGCTTTTTGATTTAGAAGACAAAAAAGAAGGAGTTTCAGCTTTTATTGAAAAAAGAAAGCCTAGCTTCTAA
- a CDS encoding LysR substrate-binding domain-containing protein, whose product MNIQQLEYLIAVDKYKHFGKAAQACFITQPTLSAMIQKFEDELDVKVFDRTTHPIRTTDVGLQIIDQAKVIIEAVNELKNKANLLNNILGGTINLGIIPTVSSFILPTEIFHFLQDNPKVQMNVKEMTTDNIIKALKAGELDAGIISTPYDNANEFYQDFLFNEELMIYSSDTETNKKNTFIVPEELNVEKVWLLEEGNCLRNQFENICHLKENTLKPKNLDFLASNIQTLVHMVDKVGGISILPELALNQLSEEQKSKVYRFKKPFPYREIKIIYYKPTFKQKIIDELSSFIKSSLETKLNFHNAPKDFVSIKPQ is encoded by the coding sequence ATGAACATTCAGCAATTGGAATATCTTATCGCTGTAGATAAGTATAAGCATTTTGGGAAAGCCGCTCAGGCGTGTTTTATCACTCAGCCAACATTAAGTGCAATGATACAGAAGTTTGAAGATGAGCTGGATGTAAAGGTTTTTGACAGAACAACCCACCCCATCAGAACTACTGATGTAGGACTGCAAATTATAGACCAAGCTAAAGTAATTATCGAGGCTGTAAATGAGCTTAAAAACAAAGCTAATTTATTAAATAATATTTTAGGAGGAACGATTAACTTGGGGATTATTCCTACGGTTTCGTCGTTTATTTTACCTACAGAAATTTTCCATTTTCTACAAGATAATCCTAAAGTGCAGATGAACGTAAAGGAGATGACAACGGATAACATTATTAAAGCCTTGAAAGCTGGAGAATTGGATGCCGGAATTATTTCTACGCCTTATGACAATGCCAACGAATTTTATCAGGACTTCTTATTTAATGAAGAATTGATGATTTACAGTTCGGATACTGAAACGAATAAAAAAAATACATTTATCGTTCCTGAAGAATTAAATGTAGAGAAAGTTTGGCTTTTGGAAGAAGGTAACTGTCTTAGAAATCAGTTTGAAAATATTTGTCATTTAAAGGAAAATACGTTGAAGCCTAAAAATTTAGATTTCTTAGCCTCAAATATTCAGACTTTGGTACACATGGTTGACAAAGTGGGAGGAATCAGTATTTTACCTGAATTAGCTTTAAATCAACTTTCGGAAGAGCAGAAAAGTAAAGTGTATAGATTTAAAAAACCTTTCCCATACCGAGAGATTAAAATTATTTATTATAAACCTACTTTCAAGCAAAAAATCATTGATGAGTTGAGTTCATTTATAAAATCATCTTTAGAAACGAAGCTTAATTTTCATAATGCTCCAAAAGATTTTGTAAGCATTAAGCCTCAATAA
- a CDS encoding RNA polymerase sigma factor, translating to MKSTDSLLISLYQKGDEEALSTLIHRHQRDLFTFILYKINDQDLANDIFQDTFIKIIVMLKEGRYNEEGKFILWAKRIAQNLIIDYFRAKAKNIKVSETTFENDEFSIFDLIKEPSENIEDQLVSLQIQEDLLKMLQFLPENQQEVIKLRFFDGLSFKEIADHTDMSINTTLGRVRYALINLRKIMEENNIVLTR from the coding sequence ATGAAATCAACCGATAGTCTATTAATTTCTCTGTACCAAAAAGGAGATGAAGAAGCATTATCTACCTTAATCCATCGCCACCAAAGAGATTTATTTACTTTTATTTTGTATAAAATAAATGATCAGGATCTTGCGAATGATATCTTTCAGGATACTTTTATTAAAATTATTGTAATGCTTAAAGAAGGGCGTTATAATGAGGAAGGGAAGTTTATTCTTTGGGCAAAAAGAATTGCTCAGAATCTTATTATCGATTATTTTCGGGCAAAAGCAAAAAATATAAAAGTTTCAGAGACCACTTTTGAGAATGATGAGTTTTCAATTTTTGATTTGATTAAAGAGCCTTCTGAAAATATTGAGGATCAATTGGTAAGCCTACAGATTCAGGAAGATTTGCTTAAAATGTTACAGTTTTTACCAGAAAACCAACAAGAGGTGATAAAACTCAGGTTTTTTGACGGATTGAGTTTTAAAGAAATCGCAGACCATACAGATATGAGTATTAATACGACTTTGGGGCGTGTACGCTATGCATTAATCAACCTGAGAAAAATAATGGAAGAAAATAATATTGTCCTGACGAGATAA
- a CDS encoding NUDIX hydrolase, with amino-acid sequence MKILKFCPNCGNKTLHWDGEKKWSCPECSFTLYNNVAGAVAVVIRCGDEIYLTRRNQEPKKGKLDLAGGFVDPKESAENTCKRELFEELQLEIDIKNLKYLTSLPNVYQYKEIDYNTIDLFYEYRVSEKFEVNIELSEISETQWISFSEINLDDIAFDSQKKFFEEYLKNFS; translated from the coding sequence ATGAAAATATTAAAATTTTGTCCGAATTGCGGAAATAAAACCCTTCATTGGGACGGAGAAAAAAAATGGAGCTGCCCTGAGTGCAGCTTCACTTTATATAATAATGTTGCCGGAGCTGTCGCTGTAGTCATTCGCTGTGGAGATGAAATCTATTTAACCAGAAGAAATCAAGAGCCTAAAAAAGGTAAACTCGATTTAGCTGGAGGATTTGTAGACCCGAAAGAAAGCGCTGAAAACACTTGTAAAAGAGAACTTTTTGAAGAATTACAGCTTGAAATTGACATTAAAAATCTAAAATACCTAACGAGTCTTCCCAACGTATATCAATACAAAGAAATTGACTACAATACCATTGATTTGTTTTATGAATATCGAGTTTCTGAAAAATTTGAAGTTAATATAGAATTATCTGAAATTTCTGAAACACAGTGGATTTCTTTTTCTGAAATTAATCTCGATGACATCGCTTTTGATTCTCAGAAAAAATTCTTTGAAGAGTATTTGAAAAATTTCAGCTAA
- a CDS encoding deoxycytidylate deaminase, with translation MQMYNKFDKAYLKMAQEWAKLSYCERKQVGALIVKDRMIISDGYNGTPSGSENCCEDETGKTHWYVLHAEANAILKLAGSTQSARGATLYLTLSPCKECSKLILQAGISRLVYINAYSDDEGIIFLKEHQIEIIQVSEKELKI, from the coding sequence ATGCAGATGTATAATAAGTTTGATAAAGCTTATCTAAAAATGGCTCAGGAGTGGGCAAAACTTTCCTACTGTGAAAGAAAACAAGTAGGAGCTCTTATCGTAAAAGATAGGATGATTATTTCTGATGGATACAATGGTACCCCATCGGGTTCTGAGAACTGCTGTGAGGACGAAACAGGCAAAACGCACTGGTACGTTTTACACGCAGAAGCAAATGCTATTTTGAAACTAGCAGGCTCTACACAGTCTGCTCGGGGTGCAACATTGTACCTTACCTTATCACCTTGTAAAGAATGCAGTAAGCTGATTTTACAGGCCGGAATTTCAAGATTAGTTTATATTAATGCTTACTCAGATGATGAGGGAATTATTTTCTTAAAAGAACATCAAATTGAAATAATACAGGTTTCAGAAAAGGAGTTAAAAATTTAA
- a CDS encoding Ig-like domain-containing protein: MKRFLLLFIIGILVQSCARVGSPIGGLKDTLAPQVIGSNIDSSRVNVRRDIKELRIDFNEYITLKDINKNLNISPPIKYNRVLPSNIANKYLIIQWKDTLQANTTYNFNFGNAIVDNSEGNVLRYYNLAFSTGEKLDDLYISGVVSDALALKKKSSSDNKMVVGLYQLKDSMDYKQKPYYITKVDDDGYYELNYLAKGKYKIIAFDDDNENSIYNPGKEKIAFQKDTVVVEKSISGLNLKLFPSKKPFKNPELKEMPGGVLMAFEGNPEEVKVLSLNEKLKDIKVTHKPKSDSVKIWFDAVKSDVGQTVNEKLEFSYDTAAKKDTVVVFYKYNKKNVMDVVSENGGGLLPPKTDFKVSSTYLIDKINPEKWTLKIDSTIVQPFTAKISETNPYQILITSDFVSGKKYQLTIPKTTVSSFYDKNSESKRFDFEVDKIENYGNLSVILQNAPTKKYWLQLLDSSEKAIYQQYTSGNSVVFDVLKPAEYIIRILVDNNENGYWDPADFETSTFAEDAYTYYKTAVIRPLWTSKETWDLTDTRVLDISKFGTATSAAKAQSKENKSTINPSNNNSIQNTNSGTRGANNDLQLRR; encoded by the coding sequence ATGAAAAGATTTCTTCTTTTATTCATTATCGGAATTCTTGTACAATCTTGTGCAAGAGTGGGCTCGCCAATTGGAGGTCTTAAAGATACATTGGCTCCTCAGGTGATAGGTTCAAATATAGATTCTTCAAGGGTCAATGTAAGAAGAGATATCAAAGAATTGCGTATTGATTTTAATGAATACATTACTTTAAAGGATATTAATAAAAATCTTAATATTTCTCCACCCATAAAATATAATAGAGTTCTTCCTTCAAATATTGCCAATAAGTATTTGATTATTCAATGGAAAGATACTTTACAGGCAAATACAACCTATAATTTCAATTTTGGAAATGCAATCGTTGATAACAGTGAAGGCAATGTATTGAGATATTATAATCTTGCTTTTTCTACGGGCGAAAAACTAGACGATTTATACATAAGTGGGGTGGTGAGCGATGCTTTAGCTTTAAAAAAGAAAAGCAGTTCTGATAATAAAATGGTAGTTGGTCTTTACCAATTAAAAGATAGTATGGACTATAAACAGAAGCCATATTACATTACAAAAGTAGATGATGACGGTTATTATGAATTAAATTATCTTGCTAAAGGAAAATATAAGATTATTGCTTTTGATGATGACAACGAAAACTCTATTTACAATCCTGGAAAAGAGAAAATAGCATTTCAAAAAGATACAGTTGTTGTTGAAAAGTCTATTTCAGGTTTAAATTTAAAATTATTCCCGTCTAAAAAACCATTTAAAAATCCTGAATTAAAAGAAATGCCAGGAGGAGTTTTGATGGCTTTTGAAGGGAATCCTGAAGAAGTGAAAGTCCTTTCTCTAAATGAAAAATTGAAAGACATCAAAGTAACCCACAAACCCAAATCAGATTCTGTAAAGATTTGGTTTGATGCTGTAAAAAGCGATGTTGGGCAAACTGTAAACGAAAAATTAGAATTCAGTTACGATACTGCCGCAAAGAAAGATACTGTGGTTGTCTTTTATAAGTATAATAAAAAGAATGTGATGGATGTTGTCAGTGAAAACGGTGGTGGTTTGTTACCTCCAAAAACTGATTTCAAAGTTTCGTCTACTTACCTTATCGATAAGATTAATCCAGAAAAATGGACTTTGAAAATCGACAGTACGATTGTACAGCCATTTACGGCAAAAATATCTGAGACCAATCCTTATCAGATTTTGATAACATCAGACTTTGTTTCAGGAAAAAAATATCAGTTGACCATCCCAAAAACGACAGTCTCTTCTTTTTATGATAAAAATTCTGAATCAAAACGTTTTGATTTTGAAGTTGATAAAATTGAAAATTATGGAAATTTATCGGTTATATTGCAAAATGCACCGACTAAAAAATATTGGTTACAGTTATTAGATTCTTCAGAAAAAGCAATATACCAGCAATATACCAGCGGAAATTCAGTAGTATTTGATGTGCTAAAACCTGCAGAATATATTATCCGTATTTTGGTTGATAACAACGAAAACGGGTATTGGGACCCTGCCGATTTTGAAACGTCTACTTTTGCGGAAGATGCTTATACTTATTATAAGACTGCAGTTATTCGACCTTTATGGACGTCAAAAGAAACTTGGGATTTGACAGATACACGAGTATTAGACATCAGTAAATTTGGTACCGCTACCAGTGCCGCGAAGGCTCAGTCTAAAGAAAATAAATCAACGATAAATCCATCCAATAATAACTCTATTCAGAATACTAATTCTGGAACTCGAGGTGCAAATAATGACTTACAATTGAGAAGATAA
- the xerD gene encoding site-specific tyrosine recombinase XerD — protein MTWDEKIKDFEIFLRFERNFSENTLDAYIRDIKKLQTYAIDDLENTGPEKITYDNLQEYIFTLSKQKFSERSQARWISSIKAFFKYLLEDEIRDDNPSTLLEGPKLGLYLPDTLSLADIEKIIEAIDSNSDLGKRNHCIIEVLYGCGLRVSELIEIKISNINFKENYIKVIGKGNKTRFVPLAQFTAKLLKEYIAEVRSKNKINKKYEDTLFLNSRGTSMSRVIVFIIIKELTDKAGVSKKISPHTFRHSFATHLLQNGADLRYIQEMLGHSSITTTGIYTHLKTEELRDVILNYHPRNSNSA, from the coding sequence ATGACTTGGGATGAAAAAATTAAAGATTTTGAGATTTTTCTTCGCTTTGAAAGAAATTTTTCAGAGAACACACTTGATGCTTATATCCGCGACATCAAGAAACTTCAAACTTACGCAATAGACGACCTTGAAAACACTGGTCCTGAAAAGATTACGTATGATAATCTTCAGGAATATATTTTCACATTGTCTAAGCAAAAATTCAGTGAAAGGTCACAAGCAAGATGGATATCTTCCATTAAAGCTTTTTTCAAATATTTACTTGAAGATGAAATCCGTGATGACAATCCTTCAACTTTATTGGAAGGACCAAAACTTGGTTTATATTTACCTGATACTTTGAGTCTTGCTGATATTGAAAAAATTATTGAAGCTATTGATAGTAATTCAGACTTAGGCAAAAGAAATCACTGTATTATTGAAGTGCTTTATGGTTGTGGACTGAGAGTTTCTGAATTAATTGAAATTAAAATATCTAATATTAATTTTAAAGAAAACTATATAAAAGTGATTGGAAAAGGCAACAAAACACGTTTTGTTCCTTTGGCACAGTTCACTGCAAAACTTTTGAAGGAATATATTGCTGAGGTACGTTCTAAAAATAAAATCAACAAGAAATACGAAGACACGCTTTTCCTTAATAGCAGAGGAACTTCAATGTCTCGTGTGATTGTATTTATAATCATTAAAGAACTTACCGATAAAGCAGGAGTGAGCAAGAAAATATCTCCACATACATTCAGACATTCTTTTGCTACACATCTATTGCAAAACGGAGCCGATTTACGTTATATCCAAGAAATGCTGGGACATTCTAGCATTACAACAACCGGAATTTACACCCATTTAAAAACAGAAGAACTTCGTGATGTAATTTTAAATTATCACCCGAGAAATTCTAATAGTGCTTAA
- a CDS encoding heme-binding domain-containing protein, whose protein sequence is MQKFKKIVFWCLVGFAMIQFIPVDKVNKPVDQSKNFIKVENAPKEVVTLLKNACYDCHSDETVYPKYAYVAPFSWSIKSHVNDGRKYLNFSIWETYNQDLKHKMLTRAIEMVDNKMMPMPAYIIYHEKANLSTNERKLLNVYFQKVLDSKKY, encoded by the coding sequence ATGCAAAAGTTTAAGAAAATAGTTTTTTGGTGTTTGGTAGGTTTTGCTATGATTCAGTTTATTCCGGTGGATAAAGTAAATAAACCGGTAGATCAAAGCAAAAATTTTATTAAGGTTGAAAATGCTCCGAAAGAAGTAGTTACACTGCTTAAAAACGCATGCTATGACTGCCATTCCGATGAAACGGTTTATCCTAAATATGCATATGTAGCTCCGTTTTCATGGTCGATTAAAAGCCATGTGAACGATGGTCGAAAATATTTAAATTTCTCAATCTGGGAAACGTATAATCAAGATTTGAAGCACAAAATGCTTACCCGAGCAATAGAGATGGTTGACAATAAAATGATGCCAATGCCTGCCTATATTATTTACCACGAAAAAGCCAACCTTTCGACCAATGAAAGAAAGCTGTTAAATGTTTATTTTCAAAAAGTATTAGATTCTAAAAAATACTAA